A window of Syntrophorhabdus sp. contains these coding sequences:
- a CDS encoding acyltransferase family protein: MTAMKSDTVRHYYIDNLRTMVIMLVILLHLAVTYSNLGRWYYNEQQVPGLFGQVFFGLFQTFVQGFSMGMLFLVAGYFTPGALDRKGVARFVKERWRRLGLPALVYLLVVTPFICWVEVPAWRGGASNFLDYYRGYLMSAGMNLLGIGPMWFAVALLIFSIVYALLRVVRPPAASTGAGRRDNGSFHVLIALIPVVTAGAFLLRLAFPLGTIFWGMQLCHFSQYIILFIAGILAWHTQFQERITSAAGRRWLTAGIVLGFPVLFLIKWMAGVYHSPAEAAHLKSAYASLAGGVSWLSLSFALWESFVAVSMTVGLMALFRDKLNNGGGLARKLSDSSFAVYVFHPPMIIAVSLALQTLVVAPVIKWAIAGLVSVPLCFLLAYHVLLRVPVLKRIL; this comes from the coding sequence ATGACTGCGATGAAGAGCGATACCGTCAGGCACTACTACATAGACAATCTGCGGACCATGGTCATCATGCTGGTCATTCTGCTGCACCTCGCCGTGACCTACAGCAACCTCGGCAGGTGGTACTACAATGAGCAACAGGTGCCGGGATTGTTCGGTCAGGTATTCTTCGGCCTCTTCCAGACATTCGTCCAGGGGTTCTCCATGGGGATGCTGTTCCTGGTGGCCGGCTATTTCACACCGGGGGCGCTGGACCGAAAGGGCGTTGCCCGCTTTGTGAAGGAACGCTGGAGACGGCTGGGTTTGCCGGCGCTTGTCTACCTGCTGGTCGTGACCCCTTTCATCTGCTGGGTGGAGGTACCGGCGTGGAGGGGCGGAGCGTCGAACTTTCTCGACTATTACCGGGGATATCTCATGTCCGCCGGGATGAACCTGCTCGGTATCGGACCCATGTGGTTTGCGGTGGCACTGCTCATCTTTTCAATCGTATACGCGCTCCTGCGCGTCGTCAGGCCCCCGGCGGCGAGCACCGGTGCGGGGCGGCGGGACAATGGAAGCTTCCACGTGCTCATCGCGCTGATCCCGGTCGTTACCGCCGGGGCGTTCCTCCTGAGACTCGCCTTCCCCCTGGGAACCATCTTCTGGGGAATGCAGCTCTGTCACTTCTCCCAGTACATTATCCTCTTCATTGCCGGAATACTCGCCTGGCACACACAGTTCCAGGAACGGATAACGTCGGCGGCCGGCAGGAGGTGGCTGACAGCGGGGATCGTTCTCGGTTTTCCCGTCCTCTTCCTCATCAAATGGATGGCCGGGGTCTATCATTCCCCGGCTGAGGCCGCGCACCTGAAAAGCGCCTACGCCAGCCTCGCGGGGGGAGTCTCCTGGCTGAGTCTTTCCTTTGCCCTGTGGGAGTCCTTCGTCGCCGTCTCGATGACGGTGGGCCTCATGGCCCTTTTCCGCGACAAGCTCAACAACGGCGGCGGTCTTGCCCGGAAACTGTCCGACAGCTCCTTTGCCGTCTACGTGTTCCACCCGCCGATGATCATCGCCGTGAGCCTGGCGCTGCAAACGCTCGTCGTCGCCCCCGTCATCAAGTGGGCCATCGCCGGCCTTGTCTCCGTCCCCCTGTGCTTCCTGCTGGCATATCACGTCCTGCTCCGGGTACCGGTCCTGAAGAGGATCCTCTAG
- a CDS encoding cation:proton antiporter: MVCRRFSLPSVVGLLISGIVIGYHGLRIIPETPVVSNFMADVGKLMLMMFAGIEIDHSLFKRIWKRSLLFGGLTFALPCLTGVIIGFFFGYYWVAALLIGSLLASHTLLGFPITQKMGISRSDPVVITTGATVFTDVGSLLVLAVCLEIHQSGFSASSVAIQLVLLLIYVPLVIIGIGRLGNWLLSRFKAVEEQQFSLVLFLMILAAFGAEIIHLEPIVGAFMIGLAIGPVAKRAKGFEKLEFLGLNLFIPFFYLNIGFLIDLKVFALTMLDNAPLVIAVVGGLIASKFIAAFLVKRIYRFSRQEGLLIWSLSLPQVAATLAAALVAYNTVNGQGEHLINMPVLNTVIVLMVVTAFLGPMLTARFSGKIVQSSGKTQ, from the coding sequence ATGGTTTGCCGGCGATTCTCTCTGCCGAGTGTCGTGGGCCTGCTCATATCGGGTATTGTCATCGGCTATCATGGACTCAGGATCATACCGGAAACCCCTGTTGTTTCAAATTTCATGGCCGATGTGGGCAAATTGATGCTCATGATGTTTGCCGGTATAGAGATCGATCATTCGCTTTTCAAAAGGATCTGGAAGCGCTCTCTGTTGTTTGGAGGTCTGACTTTTGCGCTACCCTGCCTGACAGGCGTCATCATCGGGTTTTTCTTCGGGTATTATTGGGTGGCAGCCCTGCTCATCGGTTCGCTCCTGGCCTCCCACACCCTCCTGGGTTTCCCGATAACCCAGAAGATGGGCATTTCCAGGAGCGATCCCGTTGTTATCACCACCGGGGCCACGGTCTTTACGGACGTCGGCTCGTTGCTGGTTCTGGCGGTCTGTCTCGAGATCCATCAAAGCGGGTTTTCCGCGTCGTCCGTCGCGATCCAGCTAGTTTTGCTGCTGATCTATGTGCCATTGGTCATCATCGGCATAGGACGCCTTGGCAACTGGCTGCTATCCAGGTTCAAGGCTGTGGAGGAACAGCAGTTCTCCCTGGTGCTTTTCCTCATGATCCTGGCCGCCTTCGGGGCCGAGATCATTCACCTCGAGCCCATTGTCGGGGCATTTATGATAGGCCTCGCCATCGGGCCGGTGGCGAAACGCGCCAAAGGGTTCGAGAAGCTGGAATTCCTGGGACTGAATCTTTTCATCCCCTTTTTCTACCTCAACATCGGCTTCCTGATCGATCTGAAGGTCTTCGCGCTGACAATGCTGGATAACGCCCCGCTGGTGATAGCTGTCGTCGGTGGCCTCATAGCTTCCAAATTCATCGCGGCCTTCCTGGTCAAAAGGATATATCGCTTTTCCAGACAGGAAGGTCTCCTTATCTGGTCCCTGTCCCTGCCTCAGGTTGCGGCGACGCTTGCGGCCGCCCTGGTTGCCTATAACACCGTCAACGGCCAGGGGGAGCACCTCATCAATATGCCTGTTCTCAATACGGTCATCGTGTTGATGGTGGTCACGGCATTCCTGGGGCCCATGCTGACAGCACGCTTTTCCGGGAAGATCGTCCAATCCTCCGGGAAGACCCAATAG